Proteins co-encoded in one Rattus rattus isolate New Zealand chromosome 5, Rrattus_CSIRO_v1, whole genome shotgun sequence genomic window:
- the LOC116900243 gene encoding olfactory receptor 998-like, with product MEEKNETTVSEFLFLGLTNHLHQKIVLFITLLFVYLVTLGGNLGMITLIWVDPRLHTPMYFFLSHLSFVDMCSSSSITPRMLCDIFIEKKIISFVGCAVQLWFAGLFVGTECFLLAAMAYDRYTAICKPLLYTIIMSKRVCAQFVLGPYFLAAINITTHTTLTFCLPFCGPNTINHFFCDISPMLSLACADSSINKIVLFVLDGTIGVLSGLIIIVSYICILMAILKIQTTDGRMKAFSTCSSHLAAVSILYGTLFFIYVRPNTDSSLNTNKVISLFYTVMIPMLNPLIYSLRNKEVKDAIRRKVQRKHFPRVW from the coding sequence atggaagaaaagaatgagacCACAGTGAGCGAGTTTCTCTTTCTGGGCCTCACGAATCATCTCCATCAGAAGATTGTACTTTTCATCACGCTCCTCTTTGTTTATCTTGTTACACTGGGGGGCAACTTGGGTATGATCACTCTAATATGGGTAGACCCCAGGCTACATACACCTATGTACTTTTTTCTTAGTCATTTGTCCTTTGTAGATATgtgttcctcttcttctataactCCTAGGATGCTGTGTGATatatttatagagaaaaaaatcatctcctTTGTGGGTTGTGCTGTACAGTTATGGTTTGCTGGTCTTTTCGTGGGAACTGAATGTTTCCTCCTTGCTGCCATGGCATATGATCGGTATACGGCCATCTGTAAGCCTTTACTGTATACTATAATCATGTCCAAAAGAGTCTGTGCACAGTTTGTCTTAGGACCTTATTTTCTGGCTGCTATAAATATCACAACACATACAACATTGACATTTTGCTTACCATTCTGTGGTCCCAATACCATCAACCatttcttctgtgatatttccCCAATGCTTTCCCTGGCATGTGCTGATTCCTCCATCAACAAGATAGTTCTTTTTGTCTTGGATGGAACAATAGGAGTCCTTAGTGGTCTGATCATTATAGTCTCctatatctgtattttgatggCTATCTTGAAGATCCAAACCACTGATGGGAGGATGAAAGCCTTCTCTACCTGTTCATCTCACTTGGCAGCTGTCTCCATCCTGTATGGAACTTTGTTCTTCATCTATGTTCGACCTAATACAGATTCTTCACTGAATACCAATAAagttatttctctattttatacTGTCATGATTCCCATGCTGAACCCCCTGATCTATAGCTTGAGgaacaaggaagtgaaagatgCAATCAGAAGAAAAGtacaaaggaaacattttccaAGAGTTTGGTAA
- the LOC116900242 gene encoding LOW QUALITY PROTEIN: olfactory receptor 998-like (The sequence of the model RefSeq protein was modified relative to this genomic sequence to represent the inferred CDS: inserted 1 base in 1 codon; deleted 1 base in 1 codon): protein MEEKNQTVMPAFVFLGITDNLHQKIVIFIIFSFVYLVTLGGNVGMITLIWLDPRLHSPMYFFLSHLSFVDVCSSSSIAPKMLKRHFAENKAISFVGCAAQMWFFGLFVATECCLLAAMAYDXYAAICKPLLYTLIMSPHLCVLLVIGPYAIALISTMTHTTLTFCLPFCGPYIINHFFCDISPLLSLACADTKFTKVVFFVLAGAVGVFSGLIILVSYVCILMAILKIQTANGRRKAFSTCSSHLATVSILYGTLFFIYVRPNASSSLNINKVISLFYTLVIPMLNPVIYSFRNTEVKDAFRRNLQKKHFLIGA, encoded by the exons atggaagaaaagaatcagACTGTCATGCCTGCGTTTGTCTTCCTTGGCATTACAGATAACCTCCATCAGAAGATtgtcatcttcatcatcttttcctttgtttatctTGTCACTCTTGGAGGTAATGTGGGGATGATAACTCTCATATGGTTGGACCCCAGGTTGCACTCGCCTATGTACTTTTTTCTCAGCCACCTGTCCTTTGTAGATGTGTGCTCCTCTTCTTCTATAGCTCCCAAGATGCTAAAGCGACATTTTGCAGAGAACAAAGCCATCTCT TTTGTGGGCTGTGCAGCACAGATGTGGTTCTTTGGTCTCTTTGTGGCAACTGAATGCTGTCTCCTGGCTGCCATGGCATATG CGTATGCAGCCATCTGTAAGCCCTTGCTGTATACACTTATTATGTCTCCACATCTCTGTGTGTTGTTGGTTATTGGGCCTTATGCCATTGCTCTTATAAGTACAATGACACATACAACTTTGACATTTTGCTTACCATTCTGTGGTCCATATATTATCAACCACTTTTTCTGTGACATTTCACCATTGCTGTCTCTAGCATGTGCTGACACCAAGTTCACTAAggtagtgttttttgttttggctggAGCAGTAGGTGTGTTCAGTGGTCTGATCATCCTGGTATCCTATGTCTGCATTTTGATGGCAATTTTGAAGATTCAGACAGCTAATGGGAGACGCAAAGCCTTCTCAACTTGTTCCTCTCACTTGGCAACTGTCTCTATCCTGTATGGGactcttttcttcatctatgttcgACCCAATGCCAGCTCCTCCTTGAATATTAATAAAGTGATTTCCTTATTTTACACTCTGGTGATCCCCATGTTAAATCCTGTCATCTACAGCTTTAGGAACACAGAGGTAAAAGATGCATTTAGGAGAAATTTGCAGAAGAAGCACTTCCTAATAGGTGCTTAA
- the LOC116900244 gene encoding olfactory receptor 998 produces the protein MEEKNQTIITEFVFLGLTDHLHQKIALFITLLFVYLVTLGGNLGMITLIWVDPRLHTPMYFFLSHLSFVDFCSSSSIAPKMLCDIFAEKKKISFMGCAAQMWFFGFFVGTECFLLASMAYDRYTAICKPLLYTLLMSQRVCVQLVVGPYAFAIINITTHTTLTFCLPFCGSNTINHFFCDVSPLFSLACADPWINKVVLFVFSGAIGVFSGLIIIISYVSILMTILKIQTADGKRKAFSTCSSHLAAVSILYGTLFFIYVRPSASFSLNINKMISLFYTVVIPMLNPLIYSLRNKEVKGAFRRKVQRKHFPAGM, from the coding sequence atggaagaaaagaatcagACTATTATAACAGAGTTTGTCTTCCTGGGCCTAACAGATCATCTCCATCAGAAGATTGCACTTTTCATCACACTCCTCTTTGTTTATCTTGTCACACTGGGGGGTAACTTGGGCATGATCACTCTCATATGGGTGGACCCCAGgctgcacacacccatgtacttctttctcagtcacctgtcatttgttgatttttgttcctcttcttccaTAGCTCCTAAGATGCTCTGTGATATTtttgcagagaaaaaaaagatctCTTTCATGGGCTGTGCAGCACAGATGTggttctttggtttctttgtggGAACTGAGTGTTTCCTGCTTGCTTCCATGGCATATGATCGGTATACAGCCATTTGCAAGCCCTTGCTGTATACTCTCCTCATGTCTCAGAGGGTATGTGTGCAACTGGTTGTAGGGCCATATGCCTTTGCTATTATAAACATCACAACTCATACAACCTTGACTTTTTGTTTACCATTCTGTGGTTCAAATACTATCAAccatttcttctgtgatgtttctcCACTTTTTTCATTGGCATGTGCCGACCCCTGGATTAATAAGGTtgtgctttttgtcttttctggAGCTATAGGAGTGTTCAGTGGTCTGATAATCATAATCTCCTATGTTAGCATCTTGATGACAATTTTGAAGATTCAAACTGCTGATGGAAAACGGAAAGCCTTCTCTACTTGTTCCTCTCACTTGGCAGCTGTTTCCATCCTATATGGgactcttttctttatttatgttcgACCCAGTGCTAGTTTTTCCTTGAATATCAAcaaaatgatttctttgttttatactgTGGTGATCCCTATGCTGAACCCTCTCATTTATAGCTTGAGGAACAAGGAAGTGAAAGGTGCATTCAGGAGAAAGGTACAAAGGAAGCATTTTCCAGCAGGTATGTAA